TTCTCGGGGCAGCCCCACCGGCTCCGGGCGGTCAGGCTTGATCCCTACGCCGGTGGGGCTGCCCCGAGAACCTGACGTGCCCGAGGTCGTCTGGGACTCGCGCGCCTCTCAGGTGGGCGTGGTGGCAGGCACCGGTTCGGGTGCTGCGGGTCGGTTGCGGCGGTCGGCGAGCCACGGGACGTCGGGTGCGCCGTCGAGGACGCCGCCGTCCGGGTCGTCGGCGTACGTGCGGCGCACCGCGTCCCGTTCGGGGTGCAGGATGTCCCGGATCACCAGCACACAGAGCAGCACGACGGTGCCGAGGCGCAGCGTCGCCGCGAGGACGAACACCCCTTCGGGGAAGACGGGCCGGCTGGTGGCCGCGCCGAGCAGTTCGCCGTAGAAGGCGGTGAAGTAGCCGATCTCGGCGACCTGCCAGGCGATGAAGGCGCCCCACCGGGGGCGGGCCAGCACGGCCAGCGGCAGCAGCCAGAGCACGAACTGCTGCGACCACACCTTGCTGAAGATCAGGAACGCGGCGACCACCAGGAAGGCGAGCTGGGCCAGCCGGGGACGGCGGGGCGCCAGCAGCGCCAGCGCGGCCACGCCGAGGCAGGCCAGCAGGAACAGGGCGTACGACAGGTAGTTCAACGTCGGGATGTTGGCGTTCAACCACTGGAACGGCCCCTGGTCCCCGGGCACGCCGGTGTTCACCTTGCCGTCGAGGTACCGCCCGATGTACCAGAGGGTGCCCCAGTCGATGGGGCGCTCGGTGTTCAACTCGAAGAACCGGTTCCAGTTCTCCCGGTACGGGATGGCCACCGGCAGGTTGACCAGGACGAGAGCCGCCAGCGCGGTGCCGAGGGCGGTCAGCGCGGCTCGGAGCCGACCGGCGCGTACGGCGAGCACCAGGATCGGCCCGAGCACGAACAGCGGCCACATCTTGGCCGCGCCGGCGAGGCCGAGCAGCACGCCGGCCAACGCGGGGTGCCGGCGGGCCCAGGCGGCGAGGCCGAAGGCGGCCAGTCCGATGGCGAGGAAGTCCCAGTTGACCGTGGCGGTGAGCAGCAGCGCCGGCGCCAGCGCGAAGAGGGCGGCGTCCCAGGGTCGGCGTCGGCGTAGGGCGAGGATCATCGCGACGGTGGCCACCGCCAACGCGCTGAGCGTCAGCGCGTTGAGGTTGTAGAACCACCGGCCCTGGTTGATCTGCGGGTCGTCGACGCCGAGGGCGTGCACCGGCAGGCCGAGGGCGCCCATGAAGTAGCCGGTGAGCACCGGGTACTCGACGGGGTGGTCCCGGTAGGGGACCTTGCCCTCGTTGAGCCCCTCGGCGTAGTAGAGGGCGAGCACGTCGGTGTAGCAGAGCCGGGTGTACTGCACGTTGTTCTGCCAGGCGCCGTCCTGGCAGGGGGACTTCTGCACCCAGTGCAGCGCCAGGGTGAGGCAGGCCAGCGCCAGCACGATCCGGGTCGCCGTCCAGAACCGCCGCTCGCGGCCGGCGGGCCGGTCCAGCGCGACGGCGTGGTCACCGAGCGGGCCACCGATCGCCTCGGACACGCCGCGGACGAAGCCGTCGGACCGGGACGGGTGGTCGCTGCTCCCGGCGTCGTCGATGCCGGCCGTCGACTGGGTGCTCATGGAGAGGCATCCTGCCGTACGGCGGGGGTGTGCGTCCCCTCCCGGAGCGCAAGTTCCCGAAAAAGCCGTCGGCGGCCGGACGTGAGGTCCGGCCGCCGACGGCGGTGTCGCGTGGGGCTACTCGCGGATACGGGGTGACAGCGTCGGTAGGAGTCCGCCCCCGTTGCCGCCACCGCCGTCGTTGCCGCCGCCGCCGTCGTTGCCGCCGCCGCCGTCGTTGCCGCCGCCCGGGTTACCCGGGTTGGTCGGGCCCTGGTTGCCGCCGTTGGGCGGGCAGAACAGGCCGAGCGGACCGCAGTCCTGCGGCTGCTGGGGCTGGTTCGGCACGGGCGGCGGCGCGGGCTCCTCGCCGTTGCCGGCGTTCTGGTCGCCGATGCCGGTGACGCTCGGCATGCTGATCTTGTCCTTGCCGCTGAGCGCGTCGTCCATGTACCGCTCCCAGATCGCTCCGGGCAGCTTCGAACCACCGATGTCGTTACCGTTGCGGTCGAGGATCCTCGGCTTCTTCGGGTCCCGGCTGCCGACCCAGACCGCCGTGGCGAGTTGCTCGGTGTAGCCGACCATCCAGGCGTGCGCGTTGCTCTTGCTGTCGTACTCCCAGGTGCCGGTCTTGGCGGCGGCGTCGCGGCCCCCATCGAGCGAGCGGTTGTTCGGGCCGGGGATCTGCTTGAGCACACCGGTCACCTCGTCGGCGACCTCCGGCCGGATCCGCTGCTTCGGGTTGCGCTTCTCACCGGTGCCCGGGACGACCTCCCACTTGCCGGTGTCGCGGTTCTGCCGCTGCACCTTGATGACGAAGTGGGCCTTGTTGTAGACGCCGTGGTTGGCCAGGGTGGCCAGGCCGTTGGCGTGCTCCAGGACGGTCACCGGGTACTGGCCGTAGCCGACCACGTGGAAGAACGGGTGCGGGGCGACGTCCTCGCTCTTGCTCTTCAGCAGGTTGACCGGCTTCGGCGGGTTGTCGGAGGTGGTCCACATCGTGGTGATGCCGGCCGCCTTCGCCATGTCGATGATCTTGGAGGGCTTGATCTTCTCCGAGACGTGGTAGAAGGGCACGTTGTACGACTGGATGGTGGAGAACTCCAGCGTGCACCACTTGCCGCAGGTCTTGCTCACGTCACGGCCGGCGTTCTGCACCGGGTTCTTGAAGCCCTCCGGCTTGAACGGGGTGGCGTCCCAGTGCGACTTGACCGAGATGCCCTCGTTGATCGCCGCGGCCAGCGTGTAGACCTTGAACGACGAGCCCGGCGGGTGCCCACCGGTGAGGTTGCCGCCCGAGTCGACGTTCTTGCCGGCGTAGTCGAAGTCGGCGCCCGAGTCGCCGCCGTAGTAGGCGAGCACCCGGCCGGTCTTCGGCTCGACCGACACCACCGCCGCCATCAGGTTCTTCGGCTCGGGGAACGTCTCCGAGCCCTTCTTGCGCTGGGCGGCGTCCTCGGCGGCCTTCTGCAGCTTCGGGTCGATGGTGGTCTGGATCCGGTAGCCACCGTCGCGCAGCTCGTCCACACAGCTCGGCTTGCCGGGGGCGTTGGAGTTGGTGCAGACGCCCCACCCCTCCAGCTCCTCGCGGACGTAGTTGACCACGTTGCCCCGGGGCGTCTTCACGCCGAATCCGGCGCCGCCGTCCTTCGGCTTGAGCAGTGACTTCGTCGGGTACTCGGTGGGCCGCTGCGGCTTGCCGGCGGCGTTGAGCCAGCCCTTGGCGACCATGCCGTCGAGGACGTACGTCCAGCGCTGCTGCGCCTCGACCGGGTTGACCGCCGGGTCGTAGCCCTTGTGGCCGCCGGGAGCGGTGCTCGCCACCGGCTGCTTGATCAGTGCGGCGAGCACGGCGCCCTGGGCCACGTCCAGGTCCTTGGCCCGCTTGCCGAAGTACGTCTGCGCCGCCGCCTCGATGCCGTACGCGCCTCGGCCGAAGTAGATCACGTTGAGGTAGTGCTGCATGATCTCCGGCTTGGAGTACTTCTCGTTGAGCTTGGAGGCGAGGATCGCCTCCTTCACCTTCCGGGCGTAGGTGTCGTCCTTGAGGTTCTCGTAGGCGTTGCGGGCGTACTGCTGGGTGATCGTCGAGGCGCCCTGCTTGTCGCCGCCGGTGAGGTTGTTCCACGCGGCGCGGGCGATGCCCTTGTAGTCGACGCCCGAGTGCTCGTAGAAGTTCCGGTCCTCGGCGGCGGCGACGGCGTCCTGCACGTGCGTCGGGATGTCGTCGATCGTGACGAAGGTGCGGTTCTCGTCGCCGAGCTTGGCCAGCTGGGTCTTGTTGTCCTGCGCGTAGATGGTGGTGGACAGCGGCAGCGGCACCTCGTTGGGCAGCACCACGTTTGTCGAGTAGTAGGTGAACCCGATCACGCTCACACCGGCGAGCATGATGAAGACCGCGAAGCTGGCGATCAGCATGTTGATCCGCTTGCGCTTCTTCGCCCGGGCCGCCGCCTGCGGATCACCCGCGCCGGGGCCACCTCGGCCGCCCCGCCCCGGGCCACCGGGACCACCCGGGCCGCCGCCGGAGACCGGCGCGACACCCGCCCGGGCCACCGCCGCCCGTCCGCCGACCGAGGCGGAGCCGACGCTGGCGCGCCCACCGACCGCCGCCGCGCCGACGCTCGCCCGCCCGGAGGAGCCGGGGGCCGGGGAGACCGGGACCGAGGCGCGTCCGGCGCCGGCGCGTCCGCCGGGCGCCGGGGACACCGGCACGGAGGCCCGCCCCGCACCGGCCCGCCCCACCGACGCCGAGCCGGCGGCGCCGGGCTGGCGCGGCGGCACCGACGCCGAGGCCCGGCCCGTGGGCGCACCGCCCGAGCCGACCGAGGCCCGGCCCGCGGGGGCCGCACCGTCGTTCGCACCCGGAACCTGGGCCCGCGCACGCGGGGAACTGGGATCGCCGTACGAGTTCATTCCTCACACCCTGCCGGTCGCGGTGGGGCGCGGGGGCGCCGCCACCGGGTTGCCGTGAGTTGACACACGTGGCGCCGCCCCCCGCAGGGGCAGCGCCGCATCCGTACCAATCGGACCAATCGGGCCATCGAGCTGTCGGTCCGGGTACCCGGCGTCGTCGACGCCGGGAAGGACCGGTCCAGCCAGGATCACCGTTGCGCCTCTCGCCTTCGCCCGTGGGCCGGGCCCGCGCCGGGGGCGTTCACGCCCGCCGCACCCTGCTCCGACCCGTCCTCGGCCAGCCCGTCCCGGCCGAGCAGGAACTGCTCGACGAGATGGTTCCAGTCACAGCCGAGGCACACCTCCACCACGAAGACCTGGAACTCACGCAGCGTCATCGCCAACACGGGCAACTCGGCCAGGTTCCGCGCCTGTCCGGCGGACTGCTTGAGTTCGTCCCCGTAAATGTAGTGGACGTGGGTGAGGTTCTCGCTGCGACAGATCGGGCAGCGCTGCTCGGTCGGCTCGCCGTGGAAACGAGCCGCGTTCTTCAGGTACGGCGAGGCGTCGCAGACGTCGTAGGTGCCGACCCGACCGGCCAGGAGCTCACGCAGCACCGCCCGCTTCTGGAGCGAGTAGTCCACCACCTGGCGCTGCGTACGCATGCGGTGAAGGGTACGCGGTCCGGACGGGTGAGGCGACCGCCGTCACGATCCGTGATGACGACACCGCGGAACGGGGGTTTGCCCTGATCGCGGATGAGGTACTAACGTGCGATGTATCGGTCCGATACATCGAGACGGTTAACGGCCCTGTGCCGGGGGTAGGAAGGATGGCCCGTGCTCGAGCTAGCCATCCTCGGCCTCCTGCAGGAGTCTCCGATGCACGGTTACGAGCTGCGCAAGGAGCTCACCGCCAAGCTCGGAGCGATCCGGGCGGCGATCAGCTACGGCTCGCTCTACCCGACCCTTCGCCGGCTGCAGGCGGCGGGATGGATAACCGAGGCCGACGAGACACCCGCGACCGCCGAGGAGGTTCCCGCGTTGACCAGCCGACGCGGTCGGGTGGTCTACAAAATCACCGCGGAGGGCAAGGAACGCTTCGCCCAGCTCATCGCCCAGGCCGGGCCCGAGACGTACGACGACACCGGTTTCGGCGTGCACTTCGCGTTCTTCGCCCGGACCGACCAGGCGACCCGCCTGCGCATCCTGGAGGGTCGCCGCCGCACGATCGAGGAGCGTCGCGAAGGACTTCGTGACGTGCTGGGCCGGGCAGCCGAGCGCCTCGACGCGTACACCCTGGAACTGCAACGCCATGGGCTCGACGCCTGTGAGCGCGAGGTCCGCTGGCTGGAGGAGCTCATCGCCAACGAGCGCTCCGGCCGTGCCCCGACAGTCCCGCAGCCCGGGACGGCCGGCGGCCGACGAGACAACAACAGCCCGCCCCCGCCTGGAGAGTCCAGGACAGAGCGGCCGTGATGAAGAAGAAGGAGGCAGACGCTATGGGCTCCGTCCGCGTCGCCATCGTCGGTGTGGGTAACTGCGCCTCGTCCCTCGTGCAGGGCGTGGAGTACTACCGGAACGCCGACCCGAACGACCGCGTCCCGGGTCTCATGCACGTCACCTTCGGCGACTACCACGTATCGGACGTGGAGTTCGTCGCGGCGTTCGACGTGGACGCCAAGAAGGTGGGCATGGACCTCGCGGAGGCGATCGTCGCCAGCGAGAACAACACCATCAAGCTCTGCGACGTGCCGCCGACCGGCGTCAGCGTGCAGCGCGGCCCGACCTTCGACGGTCTGGGCCAGTACTACCGCGAGATCGTCGAGGAGTCGGACGCCGAGCCGGTCGACGTGGCCCAGGCGCTGCGTGACGCCCAGGTCGACGTCGTCGTCTCCTACCTGCCGGTCGGTTCCGAGCAGGCCGACAAGTTCTACGCGCAGGCCGCGATCGACGCCGGCTGCGCGTTCGTGAACGCCCTGCCGGTCTTCATCGCCTCCGACCCCGAGTGGGCGAAGAAGTTCGAGGACGCGGGCCTGCCGATCGTCGGTGACGACATCAAGAGCCAGGTCGGCGCCACCATCGTGCACCGCGCGCTGGCGAAGCTCTTCGAGGACCGCGGTGTCGAGCTGCTGCGCACGTACCAGCTCAACTTCGGCGGCAACATGGACTTCATGAACATGCTGGAGCGCAACCGCCTGGTCTCGAAGAAGATCTCGAAGACCCAGTCGGTGACCTCGCAGATCCCGCACGAGATGAGCAAGAGCGACGTGCACATCGGCCCGTCGGACCACGTGCCGTGGCTGGACGACCGCAAGTGGGCGTACATCCGCCTGGAGGGTCGCTCCTTCGGTGACACCCCGCTCAACGCCGAGCTCAAGCTCGAGGTGTGGGACTCGCCGAACTCGGCCGGTGTCATCATCGACGCCGTCCGGGCCGCGAAGATCGCCCTGGACCGGAAGATCGGTGGCCCGATCCTCTCCGCCTCCTCGTACTTCATGAAGTCCCCGCCGGTGCAGTACGCCGACCACGACGCGCACGCCGCGGTCGAGTCCTTCATCAAGGGCGAGGTCGAGCGCTGACGCGCTGACGCTCCACCGGGCGGGCGCACACCCGCACCAGCACGGCCGAGGGCCGGGTCCGTACGGACCCGGCCCTCGGCGCGTACGCGTCGCTACTTCGCCCAGGACGGCTTGGTCCGCCGGGCCAACTGCGCCCGCTGGTCCTCCGCCGCCAGTCCGCCGCTCGAGGGCAGGATCGACGGGTTGACGCTGCCGGACGCGACGACGAACGCGACCACGTCCAGGATCACGTGGGTGGTCTGCTGCGCGTGCACGGAGATCTGGTCGGCCAGCGGGTTGATCCCGGTCAGGAAGAAGTTCGACAGGGTCTGACCGGCCTGGAAGTTGATCGACGAGAAGGCCGGCGGACGCTGGCCCGGGTCCGGGAAGATCTGCAGGAAACCGGCGGCGAGTGCGCCGGTGACGGTCACGTTGCCGTACACGGCCTCACCGAGGAAGACGTAGTCGTCCAGGTTGACCTGGATCGTGTGGCCGCGCAGCAGCCGGCCGGCGCTGTCCAGGTTGCCGGCGGGGTTGACGATGCTC
This genomic interval from Micromonospora coxensis contains the following:
- a CDS encoding DUF5318 domain-containing protein — translated: MRTQRQVVDYSLQKRAVLRELLAGRVGTYDVCDASPYLKNAARFHGEPTEQRCPICRSENLTHVHYIYGDELKQSAGQARNLAELPVLAMTLREFQVFVVEVCLGCDWNHLVEQFLLGRDGLAEDGSEQGAAGVNAPGAGPAHGRRREAQR
- a CDS encoding transglycosylase domain-containing protein codes for the protein MNSYGDPSSPRARAQVPGANDGAAPAGRASVGSGGAPTGRASASVPPRQPGAAGSASVGRAGAGRASVPVSPAPGGRAGAGRASVPVSPAPGSSGRASVGAAAVGGRASVGSASVGGRAAVARAGVAPVSGGGPGGPGGPGRGGRGGPGAGDPQAAARAKKRKRINMLIASFAVFIMLAGVSVIGFTYYSTNVVLPNEVPLPLSTTIYAQDNKTQLAKLGDENRTFVTIDDIPTHVQDAVAAAEDRNFYEHSGVDYKGIARAAWNNLTGGDKQGASTITQQYARNAYENLKDDTYARKVKEAILASKLNEKYSKPEIMQHYLNVIYFGRGAYGIEAAAQTYFGKRAKDLDVAQGAVLAALIKQPVASTAPGGHKGYDPAVNPVEAQQRWTYVLDGMVAKGWLNAAGKPQRPTEYPTKSLLKPKDGGAGFGVKTPRGNVVNYVREELEGWGVCTNSNAPGKPSCVDELRDGGYRIQTTIDPKLQKAAEDAAQRKKGSETFPEPKNLMAAVVSVEPKTGRVLAYYGGDSGADFDYAGKNVDSGGNLTGGHPPGSSFKVYTLAAAINEGISVKSHWDATPFKPEGFKNPVQNAGRDVSKTCGKWCTLEFSTIQSYNVPFYHVSEKIKPSKIIDMAKAAGITTMWTTSDNPPKPVNLLKSKSEDVAPHPFFHVVGYGQYPVTVLEHANGLATLANHGVYNKAHFVIKVQRQNRDTGKWEVVPGTGEKRNPKQRIRPEVADEVTGVLKQIPGPNNRSLDGGRDAAAKTGTWEYDSKSNAHAWMVGYTEQLATAVWVGSRDPKKPRILDRNGNDIGGSKLPGAIWERYMDDALSGKDKISMPSVTGIGDQNAGNGEEPAPPPVPNQPQQPQDCGPLGLFCPPNGGNQGPTNPGNPGGGNDGGGGNDGGGGNDGGGGNGGGLLPTLSPRIRE
- a CDS encoding PadR family transcriptional regulator, with translation MLELAILGLLQESPMHGYELRKELTAKLGAIRAAISYGSLYPTLRRLQAAGWITEADETPATAEEVPALTSRRGRVVYKITAEGKERFAQLIAQAGPETYDDTGFGVHFAFFARTDQATRLRILEGRRRTIEERREGLRDVLGRAAERLDAYTLELQRHGLDACEREVRWLEELIANERSGRAPTVPQPGTAGGRRDNNSPPPPGESRTERP
- a CDS encoding inositol-3-phosphate synthase; amino-acid sequence: MGSVRVAIVGVGNCASSLVQGVEYYRNADPNDRVPGLMHVTFGDYHVSDVEFVAAFDVDAKKVGMDLAEAIVASENNTIKLCDVPPTGVSVQRGPTFDGLGQYYREIVEESDAEPVDVAQALRDAQVDVVVSYLPVGSEQADKFYAQAAIDAGCAFVNALPVFIASDPEWAKKFEDAGLPIVGDDIKSQVGATIVHRALAKLFEDRGVELLRTYQLNFGGNMDFMNMLERNRLVSKKISKTQSVTSQIPHEMSKSDVHIGPSDHVPWLDDRKWAYIRLEGRSFGDTPLNAELKLEVWDSPNSAGVIIDAVRAAKIALDRKIGGPILSASSYFMKSPPVQYADHDAHAAVESFIKGEVER
- a CDS encoding glycosyltransferase family 87 protein — translated: MSTQSTAGIDDAGSSDHPSRSDGFVRGVSEAIGGPLGDHAVALDRPAGRERRFWTATRIVLALACLTLALHWVQKSPCQDGAWQNNVQYTRLCYTDVLALYYAEGLNEGKVPYRDHPVEYPVLTGYFMGALGLPVHALGVDDPQINQGRWFYNLNALTLSALAVATVAMILALRRRRPWDAALFALAPALLLTATVNWDFLAIGLAAFGLAAWARRHPALAGVLLGLAGAAKMWPLFVLGPILVLAVRAGRLRAALTALGTALAALVLVNLPVAIPYRENWNRFFELNTERPIDWGTLWYIGRYLDGKVNTGVPGDQGPFQWLNANIPTLNYLSYALFLLACLGVAALALLAPRRPRLAQLAFLVVAAFLIFSKVWSQQFVLWLLPLAVLARPRWGAFIAWQVAEIGYFTAFYGELLGAATSRPVFPEGVFVLAATLRLGTVVLLCVLVIRDILHPERDAVRRTYADDPDGGVLDGAPDVPWLADRRNRPAAPEPVPATTPT